From Ictidomys tridecemlineatus isolate mIctTri1 chromosome 2, mIctTri1.hap1, whole genome shotgun sequence, the proteins below share one genomic window:
- the Purb gene encoding transcriptional regulator protein Pur-beta has product MADGDSGSERGGGGPGGFQPAPRGGGEQETQELASKRLDIQNKRFYLDVKQNAKGRFLKIAEVGAGGSKSRLTLSMAVAAEFRDSLGDFIEHYAQLGPSSPEQLAAGAEEGGGPRRALKSEFLVRENRKYYLDLKENQRGRFLRIRQTVNRGGGGFGAGPGPGGLQSGQTIALPAQGLIEFRDALAKLIDDYGGEEDELTGGPGGGVGGPGGGLYGELPEGTSITVDSKRFFFDVGCNKYGVFLRVSEVKPSYRNAITVPFKAWGKFGGAFCRYADEMKEIQERQRDKLYERRGGGSGGGDESEGEEVDED; this is encoded by the coding sequence ATGGCGGACGGCGACAGCGGCAGCgagcgcggcggcggcgggccCGGCGGCTTCCAGCCCGCGCCTCGCGGCGGCGGCGAACAGGAGACGCAGGAGCTGGCCTCGAAACGGCTGGACATCCAGAACAAACGCTTCTACCTGGATGTGAAGCAGAACGCCAAAGGCCGCTTCCTCAAGATCGCTGAGGTGGGCGCGGGCGGCTCCAAGAGCCGTCTCACGCTGTCCATGGCGGTGGCCGCCGAGTTCCGTGACTCGCTGGGAGACTTCATCGAGCACTACGCGCAGCTGGGCCCCAGCAGCCCCGAGCAGCTGGCAGCGGGCGCCGAGGAGGGCGGCGGGCCGCGGCGCGCGCTCAAGAGCGAGTTCCTGGTGCGCGAGAACCGCAAGTACTACCTGGACCTGAAGGAGAACCAGCGCGGCCGCTTCCTGCGCATCCGCCAGACGGTCaaccgcggcggcggcggcttcGGCGCGGGGCCCGGGCCCGGCGGCCTACAGAGCGGTCAGACCATCGCGCTCCCCGCGCAGGGCCTCATCGAGTTCCGCGACGCGCTGGCCAAGCTCATCGACGACTACGGCGGCGAGGAGGACGAGCTGACCGGAGGTCCGGGGGGCGGCGTCGGCGGCCCCGGGGGCGGCCTATACGGGGAGCTCCCGGAGGGCACCTCCATCACGGTGGACTCCAAGCGCTTCTTCTTCGACGTGGGCTGCAACAAGTACGGGGTGTTTCTGCGTGTGAGCGAGGTGAAGCCGTCTTACCGCAACGCCATCACCGTGCCCTTCAAGGCCTGGGGCAAGTTCGGAGGCGCCTTTTGCCGGTATGCGGATGAGATGAAAGAAATCCAGGAGCGTCAGAGGGATAAGCTTTATGAGCGCCGTGGTGGTGGCAGCGGCGGCGGCGACGAGTCCGAGGGTGAGGAGGTGGATGAGGATTGA